A genomic stretch from Hemicordylus capensis ecotype Gifberg chromosome 5, rHemCap1.1.pri, whole genome shotgun sequence includes:
- the HERC3 gene encoding probable E3 ubiquitin-protein ligase HERC3 isoform X1 — translation MHYLVFRKKKIKLHDLLKEEKMLCWGYWSFGHPGAVSSLQAIIPEPRISGFIHERSIKEVACGGNHSIFLLEDGEVYTCGVNTKGQLGHEREGNRPEQIGALSDQHIVHVACGESHSVALSDQGQLFSWGAGSDGQLGLTTTEESVAVPRLIKKLNQEMILQVSCGNWHCLALAADGQFFAWGQNNHGQLGLGKEFPSQASPQRVKSLDGIPLAQVAAGGAHSFALSLSGAVFGWGKNTSGQLGLSDERDRESPCHVKLLRSQKVVYISCGNEHTAVLTKSGGVFTFGAGSCGQLGHDSLNDEVNPRRVLELMGSEVSQIACGRQHTLAFVPSSGVIYAFGCGTKGQLGNGQTCNLKCPSPVKGHWAAHNERIFGRAADACTYFIVKHIFSGGDQSFVLCSETENSLPADDFRTIHRSEYTCSINDDTIDVWKQKLSERNNPNSVNEVVQILSSAACWNGSFLEMKIDEHFKTSPKIPGINLNSTRVMFDKLMTAQHSILLDQILKSFESFLIPQLPSSPPDVEAMRIYLILPEFPPFQDSKYYVTLTLPLAMAILRLDRNPSKVLDNWWSQMCPTYFLRLVDLYKGAVVYLLNGRKTLLIPVLYSSYITAALRLLEKLHKVNQKVKHVEYDKFYIPEISSLVDIQEDYLMWFLHEAGMKVRPSIMQDAVTLCSYPFIFDAQAKTKMLQTDAELQMQVAISGANLQNVFMLLTLEPLLARSPFLVLHVRRSNLVGDALRELSIHSDIDLKKPLKVIFDGEEAVDAGGVTKEFFLLLLKELLNPIYGMFTCYSESNLLWFSDTCFVEHNWFHLIGIICGLAIYNFTVVDLHFPLALYKKLLNVKPGLEDLKELSPTEGRSLQQLLDYPGEDVEETFCLYFTICRESYGVAEQKNLVPGGDKIAVQKDNREEFVDAYVNYIFNLSVDEWYKAFSTGFLKVCGGKVLELFQPTELRAMIVGNSNYNWKELEESAIYKGDYSVTHPTVRMFWEAFHEFPLEKKKKFLLFLTGSDRIPIYGMSSLRIVIQSTSSGEQYLPVAHTCYNLLDLPKYSSKDILSTRLTQAIDHYEGFSLA, via the exons agCAAATCGGAGCTCTGTCTGATCAACACATAGTCCACGTTGCCTGTGGAGAGTCCCACAGTGTGGCCCTCAGTGACCAAGGCCAGCTCTTTTCCTGGGGTGCAGGTAGTGATGGCCAACTGGGACTCACTACTACAGAAGAATCGGTGGCGGTACCAAG GTTAATAAAGAAGCTGAACCAAGAGATGATCCTTCAAGTCTCCTGTGGCAACTGGCATTGCCTAGCTCTTGCAGCTG ATGGTCAGTTCTTCGCCTGGGGACAGAACAACCACGGGCAGCTTGGGCTGGGCAAAGAATTCCCCTCACAAGCCAGTCCTCAGCGTGTCAAATCGCTTGACGGGATCCCTTTGGCTCAGGTCGCTGCAGGAGGAGCACATAGCTTCGCCTTGTCTCTTTCTGGAGCTGTGTTTGGTTGGGGGAAGAACACCTCAGGACAGCTGGGGCTGAGTGATGAGCGAG ACCGGGAGTCTCCATGCCATGTGAAGTTGTTAAGGTCGCAAAAGGTCGTATATATCAGCTGTGGAAATGAGCACACAGCTGTCCTGACAAAG AGCGGAGGGGTGTTTACCTTTGGTGCAGGTTCCTGTGGGCAACTTGGCCATGATTCTTTGAATGATGAAGTAAACCCCAGAAGGGTTCTGGAACTGATGGGCAGTGAAGTGTCCCAGATCGCTTGTGGTAG GCAACATACGCTAGCTTTTGTGCCTTCTTCAGGAGTTATCTATGCATTTGGCTGTGGAACCAAAGGCCAGCTGGGAAATGGGCAGACCTGCAATCTTAAATGCCCTTCCCCAGTAAAAGGCcactgggcagctcacaatgaGAGGATTTTTGGTAGAGCAG CAGATGCCTGTACATATTTCATTGTTAAACATATCTTCTCTGGAGGTGACCAGTCGTTTGTACTTTGCTCTGAAACTGAG AATTCTCTTCCAGCTGATGATTTCCGGACCATACATAGAAGTGAATACACTTGTTCAATTAATGATGATACGATAGATGTGTGGAAGCAAAAGCTTTCGGAAAGAAACAACCCTAATTCAGTGAA TGAGGTTGTGCAGATTCTGTCCTCAGCTGCCTGCTGGAATGGGAGCTTTCTGGAAATGAA aaTAGACGAGCACTTTAAAACGAGCCCCAAAATTCCGGGGATCAACTTGAACTCCACCAGAGTGATGTTTGATAAACTAATGACAGCTCAGCATTCCATCTTGCTCGATCAG ATCTTGAAGAGCTTTGAAAGCTTTCTGATCCCACAGCTGCCCAGCTCCCCGCCAGATGTTGAAGCCATGAGAATCTATTTGATTCTCCCAGAATTTCCACCATTTCAAGACTCCAAGTACTACGTAACGTTAACCCTTCCCTTGGCAATGGCCATCCTGCGCCTGGACAGAAACCCCAGCAAAGTCTTAG ATAACTGGTGGTCTCAGATGTGCCCAACATACTTCTTGAGGCTGGTGGATCTCTATAAAGGTGCCGTAGTTTACCTTCTGAATGGAAGAAAAACATTATTGATCCCTGTCTTGTATAGTAGTTACATCACAGCTGCACTAAGACTTCTGGAGAAACTTCATAAA GTAAATCAGAAAGTTAAACATGTAGAATATGACAAGTTTTATATCCCAGAGatttccagtctggtggataTTCAGGAAGACTACCTGATGTGGTTTTTGCATGAAGCGGGAATG AAAGTAAGACCATCGATCATGCAG GATGCCGTGACCCTGTGTTCGTACCCGTTCATCTTTGATGCACAAGCAAAGACCAAGATGCTGCAGACGGATGCTGAGCTGCAAATGCAG GTGGCCATCAGCGGAGCAAATTTGCAGAATGTGTTCATGCTTCTCACCCTGGAGCCCCTCCTGGCTCGGAGTCCTTTTCTAGTCCTTCACGTCCGTCGGAGCAATTTGGTTGGTGATGCCTTGAGAGAGTTAAGCATCCATTCGGATATTGACTTGAAAAAGCCTCTGAAG GTGATCTTTGATGGTGAGGAGGCTGTCGATGCTGGTGGAGTCACAAAGGAATTTTTCCTTCTGCTGCTGAAAGAGCTCCTGAATCCCATCTATGGAATGTTCACCTGCTACTCGGAATCGAACCTGCTGTGGTTTTCAGATACC TGTTTTGTAGAGCACAATTGGTTTCATCTAATTGGCATAATCTGTGGACTGGCTATATACAACTTTACTGTGGTAGATCTTCACTTCCCGCTGGCTCTATACAAGAAGCTCCTGAACGTGAAGCCCGGCTTAGAAGACCTGAAGGAGCTGTCTCCCacggaaggaag GAGTCTTCAACAGCTTCTAGATTACCCTGGGGAGGATGTTGAAGAAACATTCTGCCTATATTTTACA ATATGCAGAGAAAGCTACGGCGTGGCAGAGCAGAAGAACCTAGTTCCTGGTGGAGACAAAATTGCAGTGCAGAAGGACAACAG GGAGGAATTTGTCGATGCCTATGTGAATTACATCTTCAACCTTTCAGTAGACGAGTGGTACAAAGCTTTCTCCACAGGCTTCCTGAAGGTGTGTGGGGGAAAGGTCTTGGAACTGTTCCAGCCCACTGAGTTGAGAGCCATGATAGTAGGGAACAGCAACTACAACTGGAAGGAGCTGGAGGAG AGTGCCATTTACAAGGGAGACTACTCAGTGACACACCCGACTGTGAGAATGTTCTGGGAAGCTTTCCATGAGTTTcctctggaaaagaaaaagaagtttcTAT TGTTTCTGACCGGCAGCGACCGCATCCCCATCTACGGCATGTCGAGTTTGCGCATCGTCATCCAGTCCACGTCCAGTGGGGAGCAGTACCTGCCCGTGGCCCATACCTGCTACAACCTTCTCGACCTGCCCAAGTACAGCAGCAAAGACATCCTGAGCACGCGGCTGACTCAAGCCATCGACCACTACGAGGGCTTCAGCTTGGCCTGA
- the HERC3 gene encoding probable E3 ubiquitin-protein ligase HERC3 isoform X2 produces MHYLVFRKKKIKLHDLLKEEKMLCWGYWSFGHPGAVSSLQAIIPEPRISGFIHERSIKEVACGGNHSIFLLEDGEVYTCGVNTKGQLGHEREGNRPEQIGALSDQHIVHVACGESHSVALSDQGQLFSWGAGSDGQLGLTTTEESVAVPRLIKKLNQEMILQVSCGNWHCLALAADGQFFAWGQNNHGQLGLGKEFPSQASPQRVKSLDGIPLAQVAAGGAHSFALSLSGAVFGWGKNTSGQLGLSDERDRESPCHVKLLRSQKVVYISCGNEHTAVLTKSGGVFTFGAGSCGQLGHDSLNDEVNPRRVLELMGSEVSQIACGRQHTLAFVPSSGVIYAFGCGTKGQLGNGQTCNLKCPSPVKGHWAAHNERIFGRADACTYFIVKHIFSGGDQSFVLCSETENSLPADDFRTIHRSEYTCSINDDTIDVWKQKLSERNNPNSVNEVVQILSSAACWNGSFLEMKIDEHFKTSPKIPGINLNSTRVMFDKLMTAQHSILLDQILKSFESFLIPQLPSSPPDVEAMRIYLILPEFPPFQDSKYYVTLTLPLAMAILRLDRNPSKVLDNWWSQMCPTYFLRLVDLYKGAVVYLLNGRKTLLIPVLYSSYITAALRLLEKLHKVNQKVKHVEYDKFYIPEISSLVDIQEDYLMWFLHEAGMKVRPSIMQDAVTLCSYPFIFDAQAKTKMLQTDAELQMQVAISGANLQNVFMLLTLEPLLARSPFLVLHVRRSNLVGDALRELSIHSDIDLKKPLKVIFDGEEAVDAGGVTKEFFLLLLKELLNPIYGMFTCYSESNLLWFSDTCFVEHNWFHLIGIICGLAIYNFTVVDLHFPLALYKKLLNVKPGLEDLKELSPTEGRSLQQLLDYPGEDVEETFCLYFTICRESYGVAEQKNLVPGGDKIAVQKDNREEFVDAYVNYIFNLSVDEWYKAFSTGFLKVCGGKVLELFQPTELRAMIVGNSNYNWKELEESAIYKGDYSVTHPTVRMFWEAFHEFPLEKKKKFLLFLTGSDRIPIYGMSSLRIVIQSTSSGEQYLPVAHTCYNLLDLPKYSSKDILSTRLTQAIDHYEGFSLA; encoded by the exons agCAAATCGGAGCTCTGTCTGATCAACACATAGTCCACGTTGCCTGTGGAGAGTCCCACAGTGTGGCCCTCAGTGACCAAGGCCAGCTCTTTTCCTGGGGTGCAGGTAGTGATGGCCAACTGGGACTCACTACTACAGAAGAATCGGTGGCGGTACCAAG GTTAATAAAGAAGCTGAACCAAGAGATGATCCTTCAAGTCTCCTGTGGCAACTGGCATTGCCTAGCTCTTGCAGCTG ATGGTCAGTTCTTCGCCTGGGGACAGAACAACCACGGGCAGCTTGGGCTGGGCAAAGAATTCCCCTCACAAGCCAGTCCTCAGCGTGTCAAATCGCTTGACGGGATCCCTTTGGCTCAGGTCGCTGCAGGAGGAGCACATAGCTTCGCCTTGTCTCTTTCTGGAGCTGTGTTTGGTTGGGGGAAGAACACCTCAGGACAGCTGGGGCTGAGTGATGAGCGAG ACCGGGAGTCTCCATGCCATGTGAAGTTGTTAAGGTCGCAAAAGGTCGTATATATCAGCTGTGGAAATGAGCACACAGCTGTCCTGACAAAG AGCGGAGGGGTGTTTACCTTTGGTGCAGGTTCCTGTGGGCAACTTGGCCATGATTCTTTGAATGATGAAGTAAACCCCAGAAGGGTTCTGGAACTGATGGGCAGTGAAGTGTCCCAGATCGCTTGTGGTAG GCAACATACGCTAGCTTTTGTGCCTTCTTCAGGAGTTATCTATGCATTTGGCTGTGGAACCAAAGGCCAGCTGGGAAATGGGCAGACCTGCAATCTTAAATGCCCTTCCCCAGTAAAAGGCcactgggcagctcacaatgaGAGGATTTTTGGTAGAGCAG ATGCCTGTACATATTTCATTGTTAAACATATCTTCTCTGGAGGTGACCAGTCGTTTGTACTTTGCTCTGAAACTGAG AATTCTCTTCCAGCTGATGATTTCCGGACCATACATAGAAGTGAATACACTTGTTCAATTAATGATGATACGATAGATGTGTGGAAGCAAAAGCTTTCGGAAAGAAACAACCCTAATTCAGTGAA TGAGGTTGTGCAGATTCTGTCCTCAGCTGCCTGCTGGAATGGGAGCTTTCTGGAAATGAA aaTAGACGAGCACTTTAAAACGAGCCCCAAAATTCCGGGGATCAACTTGAACTCCACCAGAGTGATGTTTGATAAACTAATGACAGCTCAGCATTCCATCTTGCTCGATCAG ATCTTGAAGAGCTTTGAAAGCTTTCTGATCCCACAGCTGCCCAGCTCCCCGCCAGATGTTGAAGCCATGAGAATCTATTTGATTCTCCCAGAATTTCCACCATTTCAAGACTCCAAGTACTACGTAACGTTAACCCTTCCCTTGGCAATGGCCATCCTGCGCCTGGACAGAAACCCCAGCAAAGTCTTAG ATAACTGGTGGTCTCAGATGTGCCCAACATACTTCTTGAGGCTGGTGGATCTCTATAAAGGTGCCGTAGTTTACCTTCTGAATGGAAGAAAAACATTATTGATCCCTGTCTTGTATAGTAGTTACATCACAGCTGCACTAAGACTTCTGGAGAAACTTCATAAA GTAAATCAGAAAGTTAAACATGTAGAATATGACAAGTTTTATATCCCAGAGatttccagtctggtggataTTCAGGAAGACTACCTGATGTGGTTTTTGCATGAAGCGGGAATG AAAGTAAGACCATCGATCATGCAG GATGCCGTGACCCTGTGTTCGTACCCGTTCATCTTTGATGCACAAGCAAAGACCAAGATGCTGCAGACGGATGCTGAGCTGCAAATGCAG GTGGCCATCAGCGGAGCAAATTTGCAGAATGTGTTCATGCTTCTCACCCTGGAGCCCCTCCTGGCTCGGAGTCCTTTTCTAGTCCTTCACGTCCGTCGGAGCAATTTGGTTGGTGATGCCTTGAGAGAGTTAAGCATCCATTCGGATATTGACTTGAAAAAGCCTCTGAAG GTGATCTTTGATGGTGAGGAGGCTGTCGATGCTGGTGGAGTCACAAAGGAATTTTTCCTTCTGCTGCTGAAAGAGCTCCTGAATCCCATCTATGGAATGTTCACCTGCTACTCGGAATCGAACCTGCTGTGGTTTTCAGATACC TGTTTTGTAGAGCACAATTGGTTTCATCTAATTGGCATAATCTGTGGACTGGCTATATACAACTTTACTGTGGTAGATCTTCACTTCCCGCTGGCTCTATACAAGAAGCTCCTGAACGTGAAGCCCGGCTTAGAAGACCTGAAGGAGCTGTCTCCCacggaaggaag GAGTCTTCAACAGCTTCTAGATTACCCTGGGGAGGATGTTGAAGAAACATTCTGCCTATATTTTACA ATATGCAGAGAAAGCTACGGCGTGGCAGAGCAGAAGAACCTAGTTCCTGGTGGAGACAAAATTGCAGTGCAGAAGGACAACAG GGAGGAATTTGTCGATGCCTATGTGAATTACATCTTCAACCTTTCAGTAGACGAGTGGTACAAAGCTTTCTCCACAGGCTTCCTGAAGGTGTGTGGGGGAAAGGTCTTGGAACTGTTCCAGCCCACTGAGTTGAGAGCCATGATAGTAGGGAACAGCAACTACAACTGGAAGGAGCTGGAGGAG AGTGCCATTTACAAGGGAGACTACTCAGTGACACACCCGACTGTGAGAATGTTCTGGGAAGCTTTCCATGAGTTTcctctggaaaagaaaaagaagtttcTAT TGTTTCTGACCGGCAGCGACCGCATCCCCATCTACGGCATGTCGAGTTTGCGCATCGTCATCCAGTCCACGTCCAGTGGGGAGCAGTACCTGCCCGTGGCCCATACCTGCTACAACCTTCTCGACCTGCCCAAGTACAGCAGCAAAGACATCCTGAGCACGCGGCTGACTCAAGCCATCGACCACTACGAGGGCTTCAGCTTGGCCTGA
- the HERC3 gene encoding probable E3 ubiquitin-protein ligase HERC3 isoform X3 has translation MLCWGYWSFGHPGAVSSLQAIIPEPRISGFIHERSIKEVACGGNHSIFLLEDGEVYTCGVNTKGQLGHEREGNRPEQIGALSDQHIVHVACGESHSVALSDQGQLFSWGAGSDGQLGLTTTEESVAVPRLIKKLNQEMILQVSCGNWHCLALAADGQFFAWGQNNHGQLGLGKEFPSQASPQRVKSLDGIPLAQVAAGGAHSFALSLSGAVFGWGKNTSGQLGLSDERDRESPCHVKLLRSQKVVYISCGNEHTAVLTKSGGVFTFGAGSCGQLGHDSLNDEVNPRRVLELMGSEVSQIACGRQHTLAFVPSSGVIYAFGCGTKGQLGNGQTCNLKCPSPVKGHWAAHNERIFGRAADACTYFIVKHIFSGGDQSFVLCSETENSLPADDFRTIHRSEYTCSINDDTIDVWKQKLSERNNPNSVNEVVQILSSAACWNGSFLEMKIDEHFKTSPKIPGINLNSTRVMFDKLMTAQHSILLDQILKSFESFLIPQLPSSPPDVEAMRIYLILPEFPPFQDSKYYVTLTLPLAMAILRLDRNPSKVLDNWWSQMCPTYFLRLVDLYKGAVVYLLNGRKTLLIPVLYSSYITAALRLLEKLHKVNQKVKHVEYDKFYIPEISSLVDIQEDYLMWFLHEAGMKVRPSIMQDAVTLCSYPFIFDAQAKTKMLQTDAELQMQVAISGANLQNVFMLLTLEPLLARSPFLVLHVRRSNLVGDALRELSIHSDIDLKKPLKVIFDGEEAVDAGGVTKEFFLLLLKELLNPIYGMFTCYSESNLLWFSDTCFVEHNWFHLIGIICGLAIYNFTVVDLHFPLALYKKLLNVKPGLEDLKELSPTEGRSLQQLLDYPGEDVEETFCLYFTICRESYGVAEQKNLVPGGDKIAVQKDNREEFVDAYVNYIFNLSVDEWYKAFSTGFLKVCGGKVLELFQPTELRAMIVGNSNYNWKELEESAIYKGDYSVTHPTVRMFWEAFHEFPLEKKKKFLLFLTGSDRIPIYGMSSLRIVIQSTSSGEQYLPVAHTCYNLLDLPKYSSKDILSTRLTQAIDHYEGFSLA, from the exons agCAAATCGGAGCTCTGTCTGATCAACACATAGTCCACGTTGCCTGTGGAGAGTCCCACAGTGTGGCCCTCAGTGACCAAGGCCAGCTCTTTTCCTGGGGTGCAGGTAGTGATGGCCAACTGGGACTCACTACTACAGAAGAATCGGTGGCGGTACCAAG GTTAATAAAGAAGCTGAACCAAGAGATGATCCTTCAAGTCTCCTGTGGCAACTGGCATTGCCTAGCTCTTGCAGCTG ATGGTCAGTTCTTCGCCTGGGGACAGAACAACCACGGGCAGCTTGGGCTGGGCAAAGAATTCCCCTCACAAGCCAGTCCTCAGCGTGTCAAATCGCTTGACGGGATCCCTTTGGCTCAGGTCGCTGCAGGAGGAGCACATAGCTTCGCCTTGTCTCTTTCTGGAGCTGTGTTTGGTTGGGGGAAGAACACCTCAGGACAGCTGGGGCTGAGTGATGAGCGAG ACCGGGAGTCTCCATGCCATGTGAAGTTGTTAAGGTCGCAAAAGGTCGTATATATCAGCTGTGGAAATGAGCACACAGCTGTCCTGACAAAG AGCGGAGGGGTGTTTACCTTTGGTGCAGGTTCCTGTGGGCAACTTGGCCATGATTCTTTGAATGATGAAGTAAACCCCAGAAGGGTTCTGGAACTGATGGGCAGTGAAGTGTCCCAGATCGCTTGTGGTAG GCAACATACGCTAGCTTTTGTGCCTTCTTCAGGAGTTATCTATGCATTTGGCTGTGGAACCAAAGGCCAGCTGGGAAATGGGCAGACCTGCAATCTTAAATGCCCTTCCCCAGTAAAAGGCcactgggcagctcacaatgaGAGGATTTTTGGTAGAGCAG CAGATGCCTGTACATATTTCATTGTTAAACATATCTTCTCTGGAGGTGACCAGTCGTTTGTACTTTGCTCTGAAACTGAG AATTCTCTTCCAGCTGATGATTTCCGGACCATACATAGAAGTGAATACACTTGTTCAATTAATGATGATACGATAGATGTGTGGAAGCAAAAGCTTTCGGAAAGAAACAACCCTAATTCAGTGAA TGAGGTTGTGCAGATTCTGTCCTCAGCTGCCTGCTGGAATGGGAGCTTTCTGGAAATGAA aaTAGACGAGCACTTTAAAACGAGCCCCAAAATTCCGGGGATCAACTTGAACTCCACCAGAGTGATGTTTGATAAACTAATGACAGCTCAGCATTCCATCTTGCTCGATCAG ATCTTGAAGAGCTTTGAAAGCTTTCTGATCCCACAGCTGCCCAGCTCCCCGCCAGATGTTGAAGCCATGAGAATCTATTTGATTCTCCCAGAATTTCCACCATTTCAAGACTCCAAGTACTACGTAACGTTAACCCTTCCCTTGGCAATGGCCATCCTGCGCCTGGACAGAAACCCCAGCAAAGTCTTAG ATAACTGGTGGTCTCAGATGTGCCCAACATACTTCTTGAGGCTGGTGGATCTCTATAAAGGTGCCGTAGTTTACCTTCTGAATGGAAGAAAAACATTATTGATCCCTGTCTTGTATAGTAGTTACATCACAGCTGCACTAAGACTTCTGGAGAAACTTCATAAA GTAAATCAGAAAGTTAAACATGTAGAATATGACAAGTTTTATATCCCAGAGatttccagtctggtggataTTCAGGAAGACTACCTGATGTGGTTTTTGCATGAAGCGGGAATG AAAGTAAGACCATCGATCATGCAG GATGCCGTGACCCTGTGTTCGTACCCGTTCATCTTTGATGCACAAGCAAAGACCAAGATGCTGCAGACGGATGCTGAGCTGCAAATGCAG GTGGCCATCAGCGGAGCAAATTTGCAGAATGTGTTCATGCTTCTCACCCTGGAGCCCCTCCTGGCTCGGAGTCCTTTTCTAGTCCTTCACGTCCGTCGGAGCAATTTGGTTGGTGATGCCTTGAGAGAGTTAAGCATCCATTCGGATATTGACTTGAAAAAGCCTCTGAAG GTGATCTTTGATGGTGAGGAGGCTGTCGATGCTGGTGGAGTCACAAAGGAATTTTTCCTTCTGCTGCTGAAAGAGCTCCTGAATCCCATCTATGGAATGTTCACCTGCTACTCGGAATCGAACCTGCTGTGGTTTTCAGATACC TGTTTTGTAGAGCACAATTGGTTTCATCTAATTGGCATAATCTGTGGACTGGCTATATACAACTTTACTGTGGTAGATCTTCACTTCCCGCTGGCTCTATACAAGAAGCTCCTGAACGTGAAGCCCGGCTTAGAAGACCTGAAGGAGCTGTCTCCCacggaaggaag GAGTCTTCAACAGCTTCTAGATTACCCTGGGGAGGATGTTGAAGAAACATTCTGCCTATATTTTACA ATATGCAGAGAAAGCTACGGCGTGGCAGAGCAGAAGAACCTAGTTCCTGGTGGAGACAAAATTGCAGTGCAGAAGGACAACAG GGAGGAATTTGTCGATGCCTATGTGAATTACATCTTCAACCTTTCAGTAGACGAGTGGTACAAAGCTTTCTCCACAGGCTTCCTGAAGGTGTGTGGGGGAAAGGTCTTGGAACTGTTCCAGCCCACTGAGTTGAGAGCCATGATAGTAGGGAACAGCAACTACAACTGGAAGGAGCTGGAGGAG AGTGCCATTTACAAGGGAGACTACTCAGTGACACACCCGACTGTGAGAATGTTCTGGGAAGCTTTCCATGAGTTTcctctggaaaagaaaaagaagtttcTAT TGTTTCTGACCGGCAGCGACCGCATCCCCATCTACGGCATGTCGAGTTTGCGCATCGTCATCCAGTCCACGTCCAGTGGGGAGCAGTACCTGCCCGTGGCCCATACCTGCTACAACCTTCTCGACCTGCCCAAGTACAGCAGCAAAGACATCCTGAGCACGCGGCTGACTCAAGCCATCGACCACTACGAGGGCTTCAGCTTGGCCTGA